The Panthera uncia isolate 11264 chromosome C2, Puncia_PCG_1.0, whole genome shotgun sequence genome contains a region encoding:
- the DNAJC28 gene encoding dnaJ homolog subfamily C member 28, producing MNTVCVIMAHILRSHLINASMVLNRMKMPPYLGVIRNRMMSTQKSKKKMRDYYRLLNLDEGCSADDVREAFHKLAKQYHPDGGSSTADSATFIQIEEAYRKVLSHVVAQANAGQNKVEEAEEEEEKFKYKTPQHRHYLSFEGIGFGSPSQREKQYRQFRADRATEQVMEYQKQKLQSQYFIDSVIVKDVRQSKEQKITQAIERLVEDLIQESMAKGDFDNLSGKGKPLKKFSGCSYIDPMTHNLNRILIDNGYQPEWILMQKEIKDTIDQLREAILVSRKKLGNPMTPTEQKQWNQVCEQFHENIRKLNKRINDFNLIVPLLSRQKVHFDAQKEIARAQEIYEALIKTKEVTDKNPNNTDQGEREKIPGVKTGFFNWMNVWKFIKI from the coding sequence ATGAACACAGTGTGTGTAATAATGGCTCACATCTTAAGATCTCATCTGATAAATGCTTCAATGGTACTGAATCGAATGAAAATGCCTCCATATCTTGGTGTCATTAGAAATAGAATGATGTCAACTCAGAAATCCAAAAAGAAGATGAGAGACTATTACAGGCTGCTGAATCTGGATGAAGGATGCTCTGCAGATGATGTCAGGGAAGCTTTTCATAAGCTTGCCAAGCAATACCACCCAGACGGAGGTTCTAGTACAGCGGATTCAGCAACATTTATACAGATCGAAGAAGCTTATAGGAAGGTGCTTTCCCACGTGGTAGCACAAGCAAATGCCGGACAGAATAAagttgaagaagcagaggaagaggaagaaaagttcaAATATAAAACACCCCAACACCGACATTATTTAAGTTTTGAAGGTATTGGTTTCGGAAGTCCCAGTCAACGAGAGAAGCAATATAGGCAATTTAGAGCAGACCGTGCAACTGAGCAAGTGATGGAATATCAGAAGCAGAAACTACAAAGCCAGTATTTCATTGATAGCGTAATTGTTAAAGATGTAAGACAGAGTAAAGAACAAAAGATAACTCAGGCTATTGAGCGTTTAGTAGAGGATCTCATTCAGGAATCAATGGCAAAAGGAGACTTTGACAATCTCAGTGGGAAGGGAAAACCTCTAAAAAAATTTTCTGGCTGTTCATATATTGATCCCATGACTCACAACCTGAACAGAATATTGATAGATAATGGATACCAACCAGAATGGATTCTCatgcaaaaggaaataaaggatacTATCGATCAACTCAGAGAGGCAATTTTAGTGTCAAGGAAAAAACTTGGGAATCCAATGACACCAACTGAACAGAAACAGTGGAACCAAGTTTGTGAGCAGTTTCACGAAAACATCAGGAAACTGAACAAGCgaattaatgattttaatttaattgttccCCTCCTGAGCAGGCAAAAAGTCCATTTTGATGCACAGAAAGAAATTGCCAGAGCCCAGGAAATATATGAAgcccttataaaaacaaaagaagtcacagataaaaacccaaacaacactgatcagggagaaagggagaaaatacctGGAGTCAAGACAGGTTTTTTTAACTGGATGAATGTGTGGAAATTTATTAAAATCTGA